Proteins encoded in a region of the Pelodiscus sinensis isolate JC-2024 unplaced genomic scaffold, ASM4963464v1 ctg127, whole genome shotgun sequence genome:
- the SERF2 gene encoding small EDRK-rich factor 2 isoform X2, with protein MKKQTDSGKGKRRDDGLSAAARKQRDSEIMQQKQKKANEKKEPPK; from the exons ATGAAGAAGCAGACGGACTCGGGCAAGGGGAAGCGGCGGGATGACGGCCTGTCCGCTGCCGCTCGCAAGCAGAG AGACTCTGAGatcatgcagcagaagcagaaaaaggCCAACGAGAAGAAGGAGCCTCCAAAGTAA